In Sphingobacterium sp. lm-10, one DNA window encodes the following:
- a CDS encoding VOC family protein produces MKLDLNQITISVEDVEKSILFYELLGLKLIVKSLPKYARFECTDGDATFSLHQSAEGGTDKTWLYFETDTLDEDVKVLTSKGIHFEHEPVDQSWLWREARLKDPDGNQIILYRADENRKNPPWRI; encoded by the coding sequence ATGAAACTCGATCTCAATCAAATAACGATATCTGTAGAGGATGTGGAAAAATCCATCCTGTTTTATGAATTATTGGGACTAAAACTCATCGTAAAGTCTCTGCCAAAATATGCGCGATTTGAGTGTACCGATGGAGATGCAACGTTTTCGCTTCACCAATCAGCAGAAGGTGGAACAGATAAAACTTGGCTGTATTTTGAAACCGACACCCTTGATGAAGATGTAAAAGTCTTAACCTCCAAAGGAATACATTTTGAGCATGAACCTGTAGATCAATCTTGGTTATGGCGAGAAGCACGACTGAAAGATCCCGATGGCAATCAGATTATATTATATCGAGCCGATGAAAACAGAAAAAATCCACCGTGGCGGATCTAA